The window CGAACCTGTGGCCTCTTGCTCCGGAGGCAAGCGCTCTATCCAGCTGAGCTACGGGCGCATGGTGTAGATAGTCGTCAATAACTGCTATCTATTCATATCCTTTCAAACCCCGTAGCGAAGCTGCCTGTCCGGCGAAGTCCGGAGGACGAAGACGGAAGCTACTGGGTTGTAAAAAGCGAGCCAAGGTATACTCAGTCCTAGCCCTTGCAAAATCTATTTTAAGCTATTCTCCGCTGATTTAACTGTATTTGAGAGCAACATGGCAATGGTCATAGGACCCACACCACCAGGAACCGGAGTAATAGCCGAGACTTTTCCTTTAACAGCCTCGAAGTCCACATCCCCTGCCAACCGGTAGCCCTTCTCAAGTGTATCATCAGCAACCCGATTGATACCCACATCGATGACAACCGCTCCAGCTTTTACCATATCTGCCCCAATGAATCCAGGAACACCAGCTGCAACTACCAAAATATCCGCCTGTCGTGTGTGTATCCCCATATCAGGGGTCCTTGTATGAACCAGGGTCACTGTGGCATTCCCCAATACTCGTTTCTGGATCAGGAGATTAGCCATTGGCTTCCCTACAATATTTGAACGACCAACAACAACAACATGCTGTCCTTCGGTAACAATATTATAATAACTTAGGATTTCAAGAATACCTGCAGGTGTACAGGATACGAACCCCTCCAATCCCAGAACCAGTTTACCAACACTGACAGGATGAAAGCCATCCACATCCTTCTCCGGATCAATAGCTTCGATCACGCGTTGATCATCAATGTGCCGGGGTAATGGCAACTGCACAAGAATACCATGAACCAGTTGATCCTGGTTAAGTCTTTCGATCACATCCAAAAGATCAGATTCGCTGGTCTCGGCAACTAATCTCAATACCTCTGAGCGAAACCCAAGTTTGCCACTCTGCCGCTCTTTGGACCTGACATAAATCTGTGAGGCAGGATCATCTCCCACCAACACAGCGGTAAGACCCGGCTTGATCCCCTGTTCACCGAGAACAGCAATACGTCGAACCAGGTCAGCTTTAACTGCTTTTGATACTTCCTTCCCGCTTAATATCAGTGGACTATTTTGCAAGAGCAGTACTCCTTGATTCACGAATCACCACGACTTTAATCTGCCCTGGATAGGTCATCTCAGCCTCGATTCGTCCGGCTATCTCCAAACTTAAACTTTGCGCCTTGGAATCATCTACCTTATCACTCTCCACCATAACCCGGACTTCCCGACCAGCCTGGATCGCGTAGGATTTTGAAACCCCTTCGAATCCAGTTGCAATACCTTCCAGGTTCCGTAAGCGTTTGATATAACTCTCCAGTGTGTCGCCACGAGCACCTCGGCGAGAGCCACTAATAGAATCTGCAGATTGTACCAGTGCTGAAATTGGACCGGTCATGGGAACTTCTTCATGGTGTGATTCAATGGCATTGATAACTGCCTCAGGCTCACCATATTTACGAGCGAGTTCACCGCCGATTAAAGCGTGTGTTCCATCGGTATTACGATCAATGGCCTTGCCAATATCATGTAGAAAACCCGCCCGTCGTGCTAAAATACCATCCATATCCAACTCAGCCGCCATTAGTCCAGTAAGCCACCCAACTTCGATACTATGTTTCAGGATGTTCTGGCCATAGCTCGTGCGATACTTTAAATGCCCGATGAGTTTCATGATCTGAGCATGAAAAACGGGTAGGTGTAATTCTGCCAGTGCTTCCTCGGCAGCAATTCTCATTTCTTCATCCACCTCTTTGGTGGCTTTCTTGATCATTTCTTCGATCCGCGCTGGATGAATTCTACCATCCTGCACCAGATTGGTCAAAGCAACTCTGGCGATCTCTCTACGAACTGGATCAAATCCAGAGAGGACAACTGCTTCAGGAGTATCATCAACAATGAGTTCCACACCAGTGAGCTGTTCAAATGTTCTGATATTGCGCCCTTCACGACCAATGACCCGCCCTTTCATCTGATCAGATGGCAGCTCCACTACTGAGACGGTTGACTCAGCTGTGTGGTCAGCTGCAGAACGCTGGATAGCTGAGATAACGATCTTGTTAGCTTCTTTATTGGCATTCATAACAGCCGTTTCCCTGATCTGCTTGGTGACCTGAGCGGCCTCAGAAACAGCTACCTCTTTCAGATTCTCGATGAGCATGTTCTTGGCCTCATCCTGGGTCATTTTTCCAATTTGTTCCAACTTGATGTTCTCTTGCTGAACCATATTGACATACCGAACTTTTTCAGCATTGACTTCTTTAAGGGCTTGCGAAGCCTCTGCCTCAACTTTCCGGATATCCAGTTCTTTGCGATCCAGAGCTTCTGATTTATTATCTAACTTCATTTCACGATTAGATATATTTCGTTGAGATTCCCGGATCTCATGGAATTTTACACGGGCTTCTTCATCAGCTTTCCGGATGATCTGGAGAGCCTCATCCTTGGCTTCCAGCTGTTTTTCCTTGACAACTGTCCGAGCTTCTTTCTCAGCAGATGCCAGAATCTGTTCTGCTAAAGTTCCGGCACTTTTTGCTTTACTTTTGTAAGAATAAGAGACGAGGGGTATCGCGACTCCAAATCCCAGCATGACTGCCAGAACCGGAAGGATAGATGCAAAATCCATAGGTATCACCTTTCATATAGAATGAAGACCTTTGGAAGCTTTATGCCTGTTTACAGGAAGCGGTGTGATCACACCGCTATTTGGAATTCGATGCCTTAAGTGCTAAGTGTTTCGTCAATGAGCTCGGTGAGTACCTGCAAGCGCTCATCGAATCGATTTTCTAATTTCTCTTTGTCCTGACGGGATGTAAATAACTCATCAGTTATATTCATTCCAGCCAAAATGGCCACCTTTCCCTCCTCTTGAGTGGAATTTGCGCCATCATCAACTTCTCTCATTTTCATATCGACATAATTAGCAACACCAGTGATATAGCTTGAATCCGCCTTACCTTTGATCGTATAAGACTTACCGTAGATTGTGACTTGTACTGTATTGTTATCAGTTGCATGCATTACATCGTTCACTTATTCATTTCACACACAGGCTAGAATCCGCGTCATAAAACTTCCAGCTCCGCATCGATCATTTCAATCAAACTATTCAGCTTTCCGCGAACAGCAGTTCTATTTCCAACTGTACCATCTGCTGAACGCTCTATGATCTGATT is drawn from Candidatus Neomarinimicrobiota bacterium and contains these coding sequences:
- the folD gene encoding bifunctional methylenetetrahydrofolate dehydrogenase/methenyltetrahydrofolate cyclohydrolase FolD; protein product: MQNSPLILSGKEVSKAVKADLVRRIAVLGEQGIKPGLTAVLVGDDPASQIYVRSKERQSGKLGFRSEVLRLVAETSESDLLDVIERLNQDQLVHGILVQLPLPRHIDDQRVIEAIDPEKDVDGFHPVSVGKLVLGLEGFVSCTPAGILEILSYYNIVTEGQHVVVVGRSNIVGKPMANLLIQKRVLGNATVTLVHTRTPDMGIHTRQADILVVAAGVPGFIGADMVKAGAVVIDVGINRVADDTLEKGYRLAGDVDFEAVKGKVSAITPVPGGVGPMTIAMLLSNTVKSAENSLK
- the rny gene encoding ribonuclease Y, coding for MDFASILPVLAVMLGFGVAIPLVSYSYKSKAKSAGTLAEQILASAEKEARTVVKEKQLEAKDEALQIIRKADEEARVKFHEIRESQRNISNREMKLDNKSEALDRKELDIRKVEAEASQALKEVNAEKVRYVNMVQQENIKLEQIGKMTQDEAKNMLIENLKEVAVSEAAQVTKQIRETAVMNANKEANKIVISAIQRSAADHTAESTVSVVELPSDQMKGRVIGREGRNIRTFEQLTGVELIVDDTPEAVVLSGFDPVRREIARVALTNLVQDGRIHPARIEEMIKKATKEVDEEMRIAAEEALAELHLPVFHAQIMKLIGHLKYRTSYGQNILKHSIEVGWLTGLMAAELDMDGILARRAGFLHDIGKAIDRNTDGTHALIGGELARKYGEPEAVINAIESHHEEVPMTGPISALVQSADSISGSRRGARGDTLESYIKRLRNLEGIATGFEGVSKSYAIQAGREVRVMVESDKVDDSKAQSLSLEIAGRIEAEMTYPGQIKVVVIRESRSTALAK
- a CDS encoding cell division protein ZapA translates to MHATDNNTVQVTIYGKSYTIKGKADSSYITGVANYVDMKMREVDDGANSTQEEGKVAILAGMNITDELFTSRQDKEKLENRFDERLQVLTELIDETLST